In Euwallacea fornicatus isolate EFF26 chromosome 6, ASM4011564v1, whole genome shotgun sequence, the DNA window ACAGATTCATCGAAAAACATAAGATAGTATTTAGCagatttttaggaaaatgtaGTTCATTCCATtgtaattatcaattttgttaGGAACTGCGTCTTCTCAAGAAGTGTGAACATTCCATATCATAGCAACATGAGTTGCTGTAAAGCCtaaataaatgtataataCGTGTATATCCTGTTATTATGCCACTTGGACATGTTTAGGAAGCTATTCGTCACTGTAAACTACGTACAATTGCAAACCTTTTTTTGTACATAAATAAGCTTTTGAACAGTCGCATCCCTAACAGTTTCGAGTGGTGTACTGTTGATGTTATGTAATAAGATGTAATCTCGTATTCCAATATACTAGTGTGATTCCTTTGAATAAATTAGTTGTAGATCGTATATCAAATATCTGTtgtgagaaattaatttattgttgttaaaaacAGACCCTcgaaatttggcatttttaaaGACATTTGATATCCGTTATTTTAGTAGTGTAATAGATTGTCTACGCTCTTGATGTAAATGTGGCAATAATTCGATAGACTTAATTCTTGTTCGtgagattttaatttaaatttatttttatatatttacttGGTGTTAACGGAGTTTTCTTCGAAACActacgaaatattaataatacttcaatgacattattttatttataagtcgcaaaactatttttattattaaattgtataCGTTTTAACCCAGTTAAAATGACTGAAGTTATTTCTTTAACGTACTATTTTAATCTTAGATTTCTAAACTTAAAATAGCACCCGAAGTACTaacaaaaaaacctttatttaaataataactgCTCTATGCATATGTGAATTTATCACaataatggatttttattttaaaaccttaTGTGACTAAATTGGGAGAATGTGATAAACgagaaaattgtttgtttgttgtATTACCATGAGATAAAAGTTTACTTGTAAGTACGTAATACAGACTTTACTGTTAAATATAACACTGTGAATATGCTTAATTTCTGTAGTGTTACGATTGACAgaaaaaatttgagattttgataacaaatattgacatttaACTGACACAGCAAACGACCATATACATCAAACGCCGGCAGTGCATTCCACAAACTATCAATATTTGTCAATTGACGTGAGACATCCAACAAAGTTCTATGGTTATGAAACTgggaaaaaattctaaaagacGTTATAAATACCAATGTTCGATGTACGAGCActgaaaaagtaaattatttggttTTGAATGGTAGGAGCAAATGATACATACGagagatttttttgtcaaagacgttttcgataaattaattgttatgtacatatataatggagaaatattacaaatttttaagtcaTTATTGTGCTTAATCGGCTttcgaaatataaatattgcagcgcaaacgattttttaattttcctcccccgataaattaaatattttttgtcccGCGGAAAGCTTCATTCaagtttaaaaacgttttccaTGCGACTGTAAATTTGCCGTGCTGATACCTAAATTATCAAATCGTTCTTAATAACTTTTCGTTAAAGTTTGATGTTGTACTTGCGTCGACATTTGCCCGCTTATTTTTACTGCAACAAGTACCCAACGTTACATGTCAGCGCaggttaaaattaataaatacaaaGACGACAAAAAAGCATGCCTAAGgacaatttgaatgtttttataaataactcTTCCAGCTACTAaccaataaaatattctaGACCCGTCTCTGAATATTATGCACCCGTAACATACTGCTGGAAGCAAACTACGAGTGATTCGTATCAGTGAATCAGGGCTATCGAAGTGACGTGCCAGGGAATCATTACCGTTCAATCCATGTTACCTAgtccaaagaaaataattatataccTACTTCTAGAAAACAAGCGATATGCAGTGCATATTTTAACGTAGGTAGTAGCAcaataaaatagttaaatttcttaaatttcaaaggaacctgagaatttaaaaacttggCACCTTGCAACACCAAATTCCCCCAGAGATTTAGAAGGGTTTATGAAATTGTGCAACAAATATGGGGAAAAGACACCGCATttgcattttccaaaaaaattatttattattagtataTTATACACCAAAGGTGAAGTACATCATTGTAACTCAAATGTTACATTTAAGTCACCGGGCGCATGGCGCCCAGAGATTTAAGCCGTGAGGGTCAAACATTTATTACCGTGGTATATACTCGATTTTTCCCATTACTAGGTgtgatttttcgtttaaaaattatataaattctaataaattaaGTGCGTAACACAAGAAATCGGCACGTCTTGAATCTTAACATCAACGATGACgttttattcgaaattgatttcggtaacaatttttattaggtCGCTAGGTATATAACGAGCGATGTGAGTCTCATTATTAACCTGTTCTGGAAACAAAAGCGGGAAAACGCGGTAATCCAACATATCCaacaatgatatttttaaacgcTAGTAGCGGGAAAAATCatactattttaattattgcaaaGTTCGTACTATTGTTAGTTAAGTAGGTGATCTTCATTCTATTATTGATGTTCTATTGTCCAATGCAGTTTAAGTTATAGTTCGATATAAATTATTGCCAAAATGCGCACTGGAAAATTGTACCTTTTCATTATATCTTAAAGATATACTTGAAAATAGGTGCATTTTTACTGTTAAAAGTAAGGAAcatacttattaattaattaataaatatttgttcgaTATAGAAAATATGACTTTTGGAGGAAATTGAGAAATAGTAATCGTCACAGGTCACTCTAACCAAGTGCCGAGGCGATAATACGAGTCCTAACAATTATATGTTGGAACAATCAGTTATTCTTcgggaaaaatttttttggtggAAACTAAACATATTTATTGTGTTACGTGGACTCAAACAGGTAGCAACCCACTCAAACTAACAATTgtgaatgatttttatttaaaaatgataactATTTTGATCGATATGTGTAATCATATCGCTCTTTGTCGGAAAACGCTGACAACTAAATATTGGAACAACTGGAAATTTAAgcacaaatataaatattaatactgTGTGACACCTCCTTTTGCCCGAATACCTTCCTGAGTTCTATCTGGCATTGAGTCAATAAGTCTCTTGCATAACTCAGACTCTACCACTACTTCAAACTATcccatattttttgcaattttgaacGCAATTGAGTTGTTGTTCACTTTATGCCAAAGAATTTCAATTCGGTTGAGATCCGGGCTGTTGGAAGGACGTGATAATACATTCACATTATCTTCGCCAAACCATTTTTTGTTGCCTTTGCGGTGCGACAGGAGGCACCGTTTTGCTGAAAAATGAAGTCTCCGGTCCGGCACAATTTTGCTGCGCTTGGTTGCAGGACACTTCCAAGAATATTTTGGTACTTGATTGCGTTTGCTGTGCCCTCAATAAGGCACTCCTTTGGCGGACATACAACCCCACCCCATGGTGCCTTGCGGAAATTTTACAGTTCTTTTAATACAGTGCTTATCAAAAACCTCAGTTTTATATCGAACGATACGCTTTTGGTAATCTCTTACAGAAACGTCAAGTTTGCTTTCGTCGCTTTATATTACTTTGCTCTAATCGTTGTTTGTCCATAACAGTTTTGATTTCGCCCAAGTGAAACGGTTTTTAATTTGAGCCGCCGTCAATAACGATTTTTCTTTggcttttaaataaatgtgttcAAAATAGTTGCGAAAGTTGTTGTAAAATTTACCTtgcaaaaacttaaaacaccTTTTTGGATATACAGTCGTGGAAAAAGGTATTCATACatcataaaaaattagtttataatgcgatttatgcaaaaacctcttaaatatatgtatttctattaatttatgtCTGTACATGGTCTAATCTTTTTAATACTAACTTAACAGGTATTTATGGTATCACTTTACGAAAGAAACATTGCACATTTCGAAAAATGTGTCGAAAAAAACCATATCAATACTTTTTTCcctattttaattgaatatttttcgaaatatgagatgtttcttttattaagtgacgacataaattaatagaaatgcaTGTATTTAAGAGGTTTTTGTATAAACTGTATTATAAAGTAATTTCCTATAATGTATGAACACTTTTTTCCGAGACTGTATACGTTTGTTCCAATATTTAGTTCTCAGAGTTCTATGACAAGTGAGtgtttaaaacaatattaaatatataataatataataaaatatttataatttcgaAGTTAAAATAATCTAATCAACTGATGAAGCGTACCTACTTACTCGAATCCATtttgataaaatgaaattattaaacatttagaAAAGAGGAATTTTCTTTGACGAGCTACTGCATGTTCCAACGTGTGGTTATTAGGTCTCGTATTAGTTTGGTCACAGCTTTGATAAAGCAAAACTTCTGGTGATAGTAGTTCAATTCAGCTTTAAATAAACTCGGAAAACAAAGTTTATAGATTTAAGTTGATACAAAATCCAATATTAAGTTGCAACTCACCCAAAAAGTgcacataataaatttttcaaggcgaattttcaaagttttaacaTTATTCGTGAAGGTTACTGTGCAACTTTCGCTTAAATTGAGCCATAGCAAGTGGTTGGCTTCTTGAACTTAACTTTTACTACTTAATTGAAACATAATATTGgatgcaatttattattattatttttttaagatctaACATGAGAAGAGATTATTTTATACTGTAATATTACTGAttattaaagttaattgaagtaaaaattaaatgtaattttttggtctttatttaaatatagatatttttatttatttggccTTTTGTTTGTTACTTATTTCGATGTAGACTATCTATAATTTCCTGGTTACACGCAGATTACAGGAAAGGATGCAAAGGTGACTTTATATTGATTGTTAGCCCTTGGGTAAATAAGTGTCAATTACGTTAATTTGTTGCTTTTGTTTGCATTTCTACAATACACTAAAACCCGTTTGAGACATCCCACTCTTGATCGATTCTTTAAAtacggaaatttttcagtactGCCTTGGAAATTAACGTGAcaacatatgtatgtataatcAGTCACAGAAGTCTACGAACACCTAACAAACTCGTATTATTTCATAGTTAGAATGAcgatccaaaaaatatttttaattatattgaaaCCCTCTCATCAATGATCATTATTGGTAACtaataaattggaatttcaattaataggttagaagaaaaaaaattatataaaaatttccttttaccATGATGAAGTACCTATAGATGGAGCAACTTCATTTAGGAATGCTTTGAAAGTTGTACAAAATATATCAATGTAACCAGAATCACAACCTTTGCATAGAATTGGACGActcatcaaatatttttttagggaaTTAGTACGGAAATCCTCGAGATATTAATCAACGAAGTttaaatgatataaaaaagCAGGTACTACTTATCTTAGTATTTGTCAAAGTTGACAACTGCCACTATCTTATTTTTACAGGAAGAAAAACGTCTACATTCTATGCCAAGCCGAGATTTTTATTAAGCAGAAATACGGaattaattgttataaaactgaacaaaacagtctttaaaattttcttatcttCAAGCTTGTTTACTTATTGCTGATGGAAACTTCGTTGGAATAAACACGCAAATCACAGATATCCAACATAGGTAGGTGCGCCACTTGAAATGCAATCAACTTAAGACAGACATCTTTATTCGAAAACCTATTTAATTGGTCGATGATTGGACTCCACTAATAAAGATTCTAATTTGAATGTTACATTATCACTAATATTCAATTGGTGAGTCCAGTAGGCAGCAAGAAACATGGCTTCACTTTTACTCGTTGAATGGGCAATATTTTCGAGAACACATTGTTTGACCTGCAATATCATTCATAGGAAGTTGTAAAATgccatcattaaaaaaaccttgCAGTGAGTAGTGAATCAGACATATAGGGTGATGACTTAGTATTTACTATTTACCACAAAATGTTGACAACACATAacatatgaatttattaatgaGTTGCTTCTACTATTTCAACACCGCTTTCAGGTTGTTTTATTGATTACTTTTTGTTATCATTGTATTGAACGAattagataaataaatatagatttaAAGATAACATTTTTCGTAAATCTATTTTAGCCAATTTGTGGGGGATTTCTTtagtttattgatttaaaatcttCGTCTCGGAAGGTGTAAACAGTATATACAgatgtttttgtaattttgtcaTTCTTGTTCGTAAATTATGAACTTACCTTAAATTCCTTTTCATAAGCTTCACAAATAAACTGGAATAACTCAAGGATTTTAGCAGATTTTAGTGAGAAAAATACAGGTTCTGATACATTTGGCAATTTTGAGAAAGCTTCTACTTGGCTGTTTAGAAGTTGGAATGCTATGTAATTCTTTTTCAAACCAGAAACCACAATATCTAATTGGTTAGTGTATTCCTCTAATTCTGATGTATAAAGCCTTGGTTCATTGGCCTTTAATGATGAAATTTGTTTGAGTATTGAACATCCTTTTATATGAAGTGAGTTCCAgctttgtatattattataaatatcgGCAATGATATCCCGGCATACTCTTGGCGGTCCAGTTAGGTTTCTTTGAGGTGATTCAGCAGCAGGGCTCTTATGCACTAAaccattagaattttttttactaggtGCATATACAGTACTTTCATTTCAGAAGTAGCCACCTCcattatttgttataataatga includes these proteins:
- the LOC136339822 gene encoding cyclin-dependent kinase 2-interacting protein → MSKKTPSNTPLKANCSLSPIILHKSPAAESPQRNLTGPPRVCRDIIADIYNNIQSWNSLHIKGCSILKQISSLKANEPRLYTSELEEYTNQLDIVVSGLKKNYIAFQLLNSQVEAFSKLPNVSEPVFFSLKSAKILELFQFICEAYEKEFKVKQCVLENIAHSTSKSEAMFLAAYWTHQLNISDNVTFKLESLLVESNHRPIK